One Candidatus Rokuibacteriota bacterium genomic window, GGGTATCGCAGGGCCGCGCGATCGAGGAGCCGGGCGAGGGTCACGGGACGAGGAGCACCTTGCCCATATTTTTCCGATCCAACACGCGCTGGACCGCGGCCCGCGCGTCCTTGAGCGGAAAGACGCGATCGATCACAGGCTTCAGGCGGCCGTCCACCAGATGCTCGAGAACGGTCTGCAATTCCAGGATGGAGCCCAGGTTTGTGCCGACGACCCTCAGATTCTTGGAGTAGACGTGGCGCAGGTCAAGGCGCCCCCAATGTGTATCGTGGGAGCCGATGGTGACGAGCGTGCCCAGGCGGCCGAGCGCGTAGATGCTCCGCTCGAAAGTCTCACCACCGATGTGCTCGACCACGACGTCGACGCCGCGCTTCCCGGTCCACCGCTTCGCTTCTTCGACGAAGTCCTGCCTCCGGTAGTTCACGACGTGGTCGGCGCCGAGCGATCGGGCGAACTCGATCTTGTCGTCGGACCCCACGGTGCTCATGACGCGCGCGCCGCAGAGGCGGGCGATCTGGATCGCGGCGCTCCCGACGCCGCTCCCCGCCGCCTGCACGAGCACGGTCTGGCCGGCCCGGAGCCCGACCTGAGCGACGAGCGCGTGCCACGACGTCAGCATGGCGAGCGGCACCGCCGCGCCCGCCTCGAACGAGATCGGGTCGGGGAGGGGCAGGATGTTGGCGGCCGGCGCCTTGCAGAGCTCGGCGTAGCCGCCGTCCTTGTGGGCGCCGAGATAGCCGTAGCGGACGCACACCGTGCGCGCACCCCGCAGGCAGTACTCACAGCTCCCGCAGGCGAAGCCGGGGAAGATGATCACCCGGCGAC contains:
- a CDS encoding zinc-binding dehydrogenase, which translates into the protein MKAAFFKEHGGADKILYDDYRDPAPAAGEVVVRVGACALNQVDMLLLDGRFPPPEGLPHVNGCEVTGTVETVGAGVTGMASGRRVIIFPGFACGSCEYCLRGARTVCVRYGYLGAHKDGGYAELCKAPAANILPLPDPISFEAGAAVPLAMLTSWHALVAQVGLRAGQTVLVQAAGSGVGSAAIQIARLCGARVMSTVGSDDKIEFARSLGADHVVNYRRQDFVEEAKRWTGKRGVDVVVEHIGGETFERSIYALGRLGTLVTIGSHDTHWGRLDLRHVYSKNLRVVGTNLGSILELQTVLEHLVDGRLKPVIDRVFPLKDARAAVQRVLDRKNMGKVLLVP